One part of the Marinilabiliales bacterium genome encodes these proteins:
- a CDS encoding glycosyltransferase: MKKVLIITYYWPPSGGAGVQRWLKFSRYLPQYGIEPFVITVDKDYASYPQPDPSLEKDVPGQLKVFKTRSFEVLRVVARLFGKDKMPYGGFANIDDAGSPLQTILRFIRGNFFIPDARKGWNRYALKKSAELISLHGIETVITTGPPHSTHLVGRKLKQKTGVRWIADFRDPWTDIYYYKRLLHTPLANSIDRRLERKVLEEADRVIAVNSSTARLLGSKTGRLDAGSIEVITNGYDEEDFKEPAAPATSVTRPDPVASGTTGSAVAPGTRPDPDTKAVSPDPDTPAGSPAPPADFTITYSGTISGQYRPKVFFRAFSKLIGQHPGIRFRLQIAGSVAAGTEKEIKESGLAGNYEYLGYLSHEELVSLLKSSTALLYMFPDIQSYSGSSGKLFEYLAAGRPVIAVDSAGSDAAAIIAECDAGKSFTREDEEGLYSYMNELVERFKKEGSLTAGNGRQVEYTRKNLTGRLARLITSTS; this comes from the coding sequence ATGAAAAAGGTCCTGATAATAACCTATTACTGGCCTCCCAGCGGCGGAGCAGGAGTTCAGCGCTGGCTCAAGTTCTCCAGGTACCTGCCTCAGTACGGCATAGAACCCTTCGTAATTACCGTCGATAAGGATTATGCCTCCTACCCCCAGCCTGACCCCAGCCTCGAAAAGGATGTTCCCGGGCAACTGAAGGTTTTTAAGACAAGGTCATTCGAAGTGTTGCGTGTCGTGGCCCGCCTTTTCGGAAAAGATAAGATGCCTTACGGCGGATTCGCAAATATTGACGATGCCGGCAGTCCCCTGCAGACCATCCTGCGGTTCATACGCGGCAACTTCTTCATTCCTGACGCCCGCAAAGGCTGGAACCGGTATGCCCTGAAAAAGTCCGCCGAACTGATCTCCCTGCATGGTATAGAGACCGTCATCACCACCGGCCCGCCCCACTCCACCCACCTGGTGGGCAGGAAGCTGAAACAGAAGACGGGAGTACGGTGGATAGCCGACTTCAGGGATCCGTGGACCGACATATATTATTATAAGAGGCTTCTGCATACACCACTGGCAAACAGTATTGACCGCCGGCTCGAGAGGAAGGTGCTGGAAGAGGCCGACAGGGTGATAGCCGTGAACAGCTCGACGGCGCGGCTGCTGGGCAGCAAGACAGGGCGCCTGGATGCAGGCAGTATAGAGGTCATCACCAACGGGTACGATGAGGAGGACTTCAAGGAGCCGGCTGCACCTGCCACCTCGGTTACCCGGCCCGATCCGGTTGCCTCTGGCACCACTGGCTCCGCGGTTGCTCCGGGTACCCGGCCCGATCCGGACACCAAGGCCGTTTCGCCCGATCCGGACACCCCGGCTGGTTCTCCCGCCCCGCCCGCAGATTTTACCATAACCTATTCGGGGACCATCTCCGGGCAGTACCGCCCGAAGGTTTTCTTCAGGGCCTTTTCGAAGCTTATCGGGCAGCATCCCGGCATCAGGTTCAGGCTGCAGATCGCAGGAAGTGTTGCCGCCGGCACAGAAAAGGAGATAAAGGAGAGCGGGCTTGCCGGTAATTACGAGTACCTGGGGTATCTCAGCCACGAAGAGCTCGTCTCTCTCCTCAAAAGCAGTACAGCCCTGCTCTACATGTTTCCCGACATCCAGTCTTACAGCGGCTCATCGGGCAAGCTGTTCGAGTACCTGGCAGCAGGCAGGCCTGTTATTGCTGTCGATTCGGCCGGCAGCGATGCCGCGGCGATCATCGCCGAATGCGATGCCGGCAAAAGCTTCACCAGGGAAGATGAGGAGGGGCTTTACAGCTATATGAACGAACTGGTTGAAAGATTTAAAAAAGAGGGCAGCCTGACAGCCGGCAACGGCAGGCAGGTTGAATACACCAGGAAAAACCTCACCGGCCGGCTTGCCCGGCTTATCACATCCACTTCCTGA